The region GGTGCAGGCAAGCTGGCACAGATCCGCCATATCACCCTTCCCGGAATCATGCCGACTATCTCCATTGTGCTGATTCTCAGTATTCCAAGCTTAATTACAGTCGGAATGGATCAGATTTATCCGCTCATGAACTCTGCCAATCATAGCGTTGCCGATGTGCTGGATACTTATATTCTCCGCAACGGCTTGCAGCAGGGCTACTTCGGGATGGCGACGGCAGTAGGATTATTGTCTTCGTTCATCAGCCTGGTCCTGGTCGTCTCAACCAATCAGCTGTCCAGAAAACTAAACGGGGAAGGACTGTGGTGAAGGCACATGAAAGCAAGCCGAGGTGAAAAAATAGCAGAATACATCATTATTGTACTGCTATCCCTGTTATGCGTATCGGTGCTGTATCCGTTCCTCTACATGCTGGCAATTTCGCTGAATGACGGTGCGGATGCGGCCAAAGGCGGGGTCTATCTCTGGCCGCGCAGCTTCACACTGATTAATTACGAGATTGTGCTCGGCAACGAGACCATCAGGCATTCCTATCTCATTACAGTGGGCAGAACGGTAATTGGCACTATTGGCGGGCTGCTGGTCACCCTGCTGGTGGCCTTCGGCCTCTCCTACCGGGGATTGCCGCTGCGCAGCACGATTCTCAGCTACATCCTGCTGACTATGCTGTTCAGCGGCGGACTCGTCCCCTTTTACATCCAGCTGAATAATCTTGGCCTGATTAATACGTTCTGGGTGTATATTCTGCCGGGACTGTTCTCCGTCTGGAACATGTTCGTCATGCTGAAGTTCATTCAGGGCATCCCGGAAGCGCTCGTCGAGTCTGCGGAGCTGGATGGGGCAGGACCGGTCCGTATTCTATGGCAAATTATCGTCCCGTTATCGAAACCTATGCTCGCTGCGCTGGGCCTGTTCACCGCAGTGGGCCACTGGAATGACTGGTTCGCCGGAGCCTTCTTCGTCACGAAGCAGAATTTGATTCCTGTGCAGACCTTCCTGCAGCAGCTGCTGTCGGCACAGGATCTGTCGGCCGTGCTGGGCTCCAACAACAATCAGGAGGCGCTGGCCCGCAGCTCGCAGCTACAGAATATTACGCTGATGTCGATCAAAATGTCTGTCGTGATGGTCAGCGCACTTCCGATTCTCTGTGTGTATCCGTTCCTGCAGAAATATTTCGTCAAAGGCGTTCTGCTGGGGTCAGTGAAGGGCTGAGCTCTAAGTTTAATGGCCTAATGGCCGCAGAAGCATTATGCAGTACAATAATATAATAGGGGGAGTATTCTAGTGACAATCAAACAAGCCCGGCTTACAGCTCTGGCCATGACGGCGCTGCTGACTATCGTCAGCGGATGTTCCGGCTCCAATCCCGGCGGAGGGAATACGAAGGCAAGCAACAGCGGTACAGGAAACAAGACTGCAGCTACTGAAGCGGCAAGCGGTTCTACCAGCTTCAACCTCTGGCTTGGCTGGACGGCGACCATCAATAATGACAGTCTGGTACAGAAATATTGGCGGGAAGAGGAGCCGGGGGTGGATGTCAAGCTGGAGGCTACACAGGGCGATGCGATGACAGCGCTTAACCTGAAGATCAATACCGGCGGGTTCGAGGATGCGGCGATCTTCAGCCGGAACGAGACGGTGAAAAGCGCCATGCGGCGCTCCAAGCAGGTGCTGCCGGTGGAGCAATATTTCGACATGCCGGATAAATATCCGGGGCTTGCGGCGATCCCGAAGCCGTATCTGGAGCTCATGAAGGACGAGGACGGCCATATCTGGTCGATTCCGACCTGGTTTGACCAGAACCCGGAAGAGCCTTGGCCGGGCTGGGCATCGCAGGGCTGGTTCGTCAGAACGGATGTGCTGGAGAAGACAGGCATGACTACAGCCGATCTGTCCACAATGGATGGGGTTGAGACCTTTCTGAAGAAGGCCGCAGAGCAGAAAGACGCCTCCGGCAAAACACTGCTTCCCATGTCCTTCCTTATGGACACTAATGATTCGCTCGGGTGGAGTGACGAGAATGCGGTTCTGACTGCGTTTGGAGTCAGTACCGGCGGCAATGGCATTCAGAAGCAGGGGAATCAATTTCTCTTCGCTTATGATAATCCCAATTATAAGGCCGCTTATCAATGGATGAATAGGCTGTACCGGGAGAAGCTGATTGATCCGGAGGTAGTAACTAATAAGGGAGAGCAGTATATTGAAAAGAACAAATCCGGCCGGGTCGCGCTGAATGTAGGCAGCTTCTGGAACATCAACGCTACAGCCTGGGAGACACTGGATGGCCCTACGGAGCCGGGCTGGTTCTATGAAGTCATTCCTTTTCCGAAGGTTGCGGGGGTTGAGAAGCTGGGCATTAACCAGGTCACGAACCCGAATCCGGGGTATGATGTCTATATCAGCCAGAAGACCAAGAATCTTGAGGCCATTCTGAAATTCCTGGATTACAGCCTGCAGCCGAAGCCGGAACAGCAGCAGGTGATGAGCGAGGGACCGGCAGGCAAGTACTGGGACTGGGTGGGCCAGCCGCTGGGCAAGTGGAAATTTACAGATGAAACGTACAAGACCGCCCGCAATTCCGGCGATGCCGCCCAGAAATCCAAAGTTACACCGGAGCTCTACATGACCTCTTCCTACAGTAATCAGTGGTATCCGTGGTGGAACACAGAAGACGGCGGTAAGGCAGGCGCAGCCAAGACGATTCAGTTCACCGAAGCCATCGGGAAGATGGGGACCATCCGCGTAGCAGAGCCTTATGATCTGATCGAGGTTAAGCAGGGCGGGGTATGGGAGAAATACTCCCTGGAGCTGGAGAATATCCGCAAGGAATACCGGGCTAAGCTGCTGATGGCGGGGGATGATGCCAAGTTCGAAGCGGAGTGGAACGGGTTCCGGGAAGCGCTGGAGAAACGCGGACATTGGAGTGAAGTCAAGGCCGAGTGGCTTGGCAGATATGAGGAAGAAATGAATGCAGGCAGCCAAAAATAAAATACGCCGGAGCGCCCTTCGCCTGAGAGGGGGGCTCCCTTTATAGTTCTTGGGAGGGCCATATGATCAAGCAGAGCATCGAGAAAGCGATTATTCGTATGACCCGGTCCATGAACCTGAGAGGCAAAATTGTCCTGTTCTACGGCCTGATTGTATTCCTGCCGACGGTGCTGCTTGCTGCGGGGGCAGGCTACCTGATGCTGCAGACCGTCCGGGCTAATTATATTCTGACCATCAGGGAAGCTGTCCGCCAGAGTGCGCAGAGCATTGAGTTCCGCAAGCAGAGCTATGACCTTCTGGCCACGCGGACAGCGACAGATGGTGAATTGATCTCAAGATTAACGCGGGATTATACGGATATCACAGAACAGCTTGGCACCGTCAATTACGTGGATAGATCCTTCCTGTTTACAAGCAAATACCTTCCGGGTATTGAGAATTTCCGCATCTACCATACCAATGATACGCTGGTGCAGGACGGCGGCCTGTTGTGGAAGCCTGAAGGGCGGATGCTGTCCGGACAGCGTGAGCAAGACTGGTATGCGCAGCGGCTATCTTCGCAGGATAATCTGGTATGGACCAATGCCAAGGATGACAGGAACAAGCTTGTCGTATCCCACAAAATCCTTGACAGCAACGGGGAGATACACGGGCTGGTCTATCTGCTGCTGGATTATAAAAGCGTGTTCGCGGAATCCTTCGACCATCCCTTTGACGGCGCCGGGGAAATGTATATCGTTGACGGCAGTGAGCGGATTATCGCCTCTTCAGAACCGTCCGAGATCGCTACTTCGTTATCCTCCTCCTCGTTAAGTGAATACTGGGGCAGCGCTGACGGAACCACCCGGACTAATAACGGAACGGTACTGATTACACAGGAGATCAAATCCGGCTGGCGGGTTGGCGCACTCGTGCATCTGGACCGCCTGGAGGAGCAGTCCAGACGGATTCTGTATTATATCGCAGCGGGAATTGCGTTCTTCCTGCTGCTGTCGGTCTTCCTGATCATGATTGTCCTGAAGAATATCATCTGGCGTATACACAAGCTGGGGAACCGGATGGCGGATATCTCGGAAGGATACTTCGAAGTAAAGGTGAAGAACCGTGACAAGGATGAGCTGGGTGAGCTGGAGGTGCTGTTTAACTCTATGTCAGGGCGGCTCGGGAAGCTGGTTGAAGAGCATACGGAAGCGCTGCTTAAGGAGCGTGAGCAATCCTTCCGGGCGCTGCAGGCACAGATTAATCCGCATTTCATCTATAATTCGCTCAGCCTGATCCGCTGGCGGGCGCTGGATCTGCAGGATGAGCTGCAAGTCCGCACGATAGATGCGCTGACGACTTTTTACCGGCTGGCACTGGGCAATCAGGTTAATGTTACCCGGCTGCGCGATGAGCTGGAGCATGTGAAGGCGTATATTGATATCCAGCAGCTCCGCTATCCAGGTCAGGTGTCGGTGGAGTGGGAGGTGGACCCGGAAATTCTTAATCTCTATACCATCAAGCTGATCCTGCAGCCGATTGTAGAGAACTGTTATCTGCATGGCGTCATTACGGCCAGGGAGCATGCTTTTATTCAGATTACGGCTGAACGCAGAGGGGATGAGGTGCGCCTTCAGGTTTTTGACAACGGGCAAGGGATCGGACAGGATAAGCTTGAAAAGATACGCGCTGGTACCTGCAGCGGCACGAGGAACGGGTTCGGCATGAACAATATCAGGGAACGTCTGGCGCTGTATTTCGGTCCCTCAGGCCGCCTTGAAATCGACAGCGCAGAAGACGAATGGACGGCGGTAACTATCCATATTCCGGTCTGCATAGAACGTCCCGAGCTGAAGAGGAAGGAGGGGTAACATGCGTGCATTGATTGTTGACGATGAGCCTATGCAAATTCAAGGCCTGCTCAAGCATATCCGCTGGGAGGCGCTTGGCTACAGGAAGCCGCTTACGGCCCATTCCGGGATGGAAGCGCTTAAGGTATTGCAGGAGAATAAAGTGGATGTGCTCATTACCGATGTGGCGATGCCCGGGATGACCGGAATTGAGCTGCTCGCCAGAATTCAGGCTGATTATCCGCAGCAGCAGTCTATGCAGGCGATAATCATTAGCGGCTTCGATGAATTTGAATTCGTGCAGGAGGCGATCCAGCTTGGGGCTAAGGCCTATGTGCTGAAGCCGGTCAAGACGGAGGAGCTGGAACAGAAGCTGGAGGCCCTCCGCGCAGCAGCTGAGAAGAAAAAACGGCTGGAGCAGGAAACAGCCCTGCTCAGAGAGAAGGTTACAGAGAGCCGGGAAGTGTTATTGGAGCGATTCATTAATGATCTGACCGGAGGCTGGATTCACAGTGATGAACTGCTGGATTCATGGCGGCGTCTGCTTGATCTTCCGGCAGGAGAGTGGCAGGCTACGCTGTTCCTGTTCGATTGTGACAGTCTTCACCTGCATCATAGCCATGATGCCAAGGAGCAGATTCTACTGGGTGAAGGACTGCAAAATGCGGTGAAGCTTGGGCTGGACGGCTTCTCCGGCGCTTATATCGGGAAAGCGGGAGCAGGTGAGACTGCTGTGCTGGTTCTGGAAGCGATTCCAGAGATACGGGCCAGGCTGGAGAAGCAGCTAAGCTTCATTCAGGAAGTGCTTCAGGAACAATATGGTGCTTCCGTTACGGTCGGAGTCAGCAGAGTGGCGTCCAGTTGGACCGAAATTCCGCTCCTGTACAAAGAGGTGCGGCATATGATTGCCGATGCGCGGTTGGCCGGATATGGGCAGATTGTCTATTGTGACCGGCATCTGATGAATGAATACCAAGACTTCCGGCTGCGTGAGGAGTATATTCCAGAGATCGTAAGGCTGCTGGAGCTTGGGGAAAATAGCAAGGCGTCGGCTTATACAAGCCATGCTTTTGAGATGATGCTGGCCGGAGAGCCGATCTCCTTCTCTTATGTGCAGGCATTTGGAATGGGACTGCTCAGCGAGCTGGCACGCAAGCATAAGCGGGAGCAGGACACGGATACCGAAACGAACATTCTGATGTGGCAGCGTCTAATTGACTGCACCGGAGTGGAGGAGGTGCGGAAGTCCGTTCTGGAATATCTCGCGCATTATACACGGCATAAGCAGAAGGAGCAGACTGCGCAGCAGCATCATCTGATCCAGCAGGTACGGCAGCATCTGGCCGCACATTTGCAGGAGAATCTGACGGTGAAGCAGCTGGCCGGGCTGTATCATCTCAATTCAAGTTATTTAAGCGTGCTGTTCAAAAAAGAAACAGGCCAGACAATCTCCGAATATGTCCAGGAAACACGCATGAATAAGGCCAGAGAGCTGCTCCGTGATCCTGGCATCAAGGTGTATGAAGTGGCGGAGCAGGTAGGGTTTCAGACGGCGGCCTATTTCACCTTTCTTTTCAAGAAGACCACGGGTACCACCCCGCAAGAGTATAGAGATTACCATTACTAGGAGTGATAATAGTGCTGTCAAAGATCAGCCTTGAAGGCGAATGGAAGATGCAGCTGGGAGAGGGACTGGTATTACCTTTTACCGATGCAATCAGGCTGCCGGGTACTACGTCCCACGCCCGTAAAGGGCAGAAGAATAACGGGATTCTCGCAGGTGCACTAACCGATGAATATCTGTTCGAAGGACCGGTCTGGTATTCCAGAGAGGTTGTGATTCCGGAAGAGCTGGCGGATAAGCACTGCTGCTTATATCTGGAACGTACAAGGCTTACCACCCTCTGGGTGGACGGCGATGAGATCGGCAGCCGTGACAGCTTGAACACTGCGCATGTATATGAGCTGCCGCAGCTGCAATCCGGGAGTCATACGCTTACTATCCGGGTGGACAACACCGGCTATCCGACCAAAGGCGGGCATATGACCTCGCCGGATACCCAGACCAACTGGAACGGGATTACCGGCCGGATAGAGCTGCAGTTCTATGGAGAAGCCCGGATTAGCGGCATCAGGCTGGAGTCTGATTTGCCTGCACGTTCGGTGCGGATCTCGGCAACGCTGGAGAGCATGCAAGGTGTTACACTCGCGGTATCTGCCAGTAGCTTCAATAGCGAGACAACGCATTCCGCAGAGGAACAGGAATATGTCATCGCACCGGGTTCGTTCACTATAGACTATGCACTGGGTCAGGGTGCGCTGCTGTGGAGTGAATTTGCTCCTAATTTGTATACTGTGACCCTTGTTCTCATGGGCAGTGACGGGATTCCTGTGGACCGGCAGGAGCTGATCTTTGGGCTCAAGTCCTTCCGGGCTGAGGGGGACAAGTTCACCATTAATGGGGAAAAAACTTTTCTGCGCGGCAAGCATGACGGCCTGATCTTCCCGCTCACCGGCTATGCTCCGACCGATGTGGAGGAATGGGTACGAATCCTTGGGATCTCCAAGTCTTACGGGATCAATCATTACCGCTTCCACACCTGCTGCCCGCCGGAGGCCGCGTTCACCGCTGCGGATCTGCTCGGAATCTATATGCAGCCGGAGCTGCCGTTCTGGGGAACGATCACAGTAGCGACGGACGAAGGGCATAACCAGGCGGAGCAGGATTATCTAATCAGCGAAGGATATGCCATCTTGCGGGAGTTCGGCAATCATCCTTCCTTCGTGATGATGTCGCTGGGTAATGAGCTATGGGGCAGCAAGGAGCGGATTGATTCCTTCCTTGCAGATTATAAAGCGTTCGATGACCGACCGCTCTACACTCAAGGCTCCAATAACCATCAATGGGTGCCGGAGGTGCTGGAGCATGATGACTTCTTCAGCGGTGTACGCTTCACACGCGACCGGCTGTTCAGAGGCTCCTATGCCATGTGCGATGCTCCGCTGGGACATGTCCAGACCTCGCTTCCAGGTACAATGAAGGATTACGACGACCAGATTGTTCCGCCGGGCTTCGGGAACAGTGAAGGAATGTCCGCCGATGCAGGCGGCGAGATCCTGATCCAGTATGGCACCGAAGCCAAGGCCGTACAATCCGGCAGTGAGTCCGGGGAGTGGATTCCGCAGGTTCCGGTAATTTCGCATGAGATTGGCCAGTATGCTACGTTTCCGGATTTCGCGGAAATCGGGAAGTACACAGGCCCGCTGAAGGCCGGGAACTTCGCCATTTTCCGCGAACGGCTGGAGAGTAAGGGGCTTGGCCATCTGGCCGATGCCTATTTCCGAAGCTCCGGCCAGCTCGCTGTTGCTTGCTACAAAGAAGAGCTTGAGGCTGCCTTCCGTTCCCGCCGGCTAGCGGGGTTCCAGCTGCTGGATCTCCAGGACTTCAGCGGCCAGGGTACAGCACTCGTAGGTGTTCTGGATGCCTTCATGGATTCCAAAGGGCTGATCAGCCCGGAAGAGTGGCGGACCTTCTGTAATGATGCCGTGCTGCTGGCAAGATTTCCTAAGTATAACTACGCCGCCGGGGAGACCTTCGAGGCCCATGTGGAGCTGAGCTGCTTCCGCAGCGGCATGCCGGAGGCCATCGAGCTTCACTGGGAGCTCGCGGTTGAAGGGGGAGTTCGGACAACAGGCTCAGCCGGAGCCTTTATTCCTGCCGGAACCCACCACATTGACATTTGTGATCTGGCGGTTGAGCTTCCGGCAGTTGACCGGATGAGCCGTGCGGAGCTTACGCTCCGGGTCGAAGGAACTGATATTCGTAAGAGCTACGACTTGTGGATATATCCTGAGCAGAGGGATAACCCGCTGGAAGCTGAAGGCTTCCATGTGTTCACAGAGCTGTCTGAGCAGGCAGTCTCCCTGCTGGAGCAAGGCGGCAACGTGCTGCTGATGCCTAAGCCGCAGTCGGTTCAGAACGGAATCGAAGGCTATTATTGCACGGATTTCTGGTGCTACCCGATGTTCCGCTCGATCTCGGAGAGCATGAACCGGCCGGTTCCAATTGGTACGATGGGCCTGCTGATTGATAACAGACATCCGGTGCTGCGCGATTTCCCGAGTGAAGCGCATTCCACCTACCCATGGTGGACAATCGTTCAGAATTCCAAATCGCTTATTATGGATGAGGCAGACCGCAGCTGGAATCCCATCGTACAGACCATTGATAATTTCGAGCGTAATCACAAGCTAAGTTTCCTCACAGAGTGCCGCGTAGGTAACGGTAACCTGCTGCTGTGTGCACTGGATGCCGCTAAGGTAAGCGGAACTCCTGAAGGCAGACAATTCTTGACCAGCATAGCCGGTTATATGAATTCTGCTGATTTTAAGCCGCAGTACCAGGCAACGATTGAAGAGCTTCGGGCATTAATTTGTTAAAATGATCTAATAGAGCTGTCCCCAAGCCGTAAAGCGGCAATTGGGGCAGCTCTTTATTTTAGATATTTCGCCAGATTTCATATGCTTCGCGCTATAAATTGCAGGCCGGAACGATAGTAATTGCATTTTGTACAATGGAATGCTGTAAAAAAGGCTGCAAAATAGAATCTATTGTATTCGGTACAATAGAATATTGAAAAAAAGCCCTTTTTCGCCCAAAACCCAACATTCTAATGTATGAAATACAATAGAATCTCATTTTAAGGTCAGCTATGCGTTTTCTATTGCAGAAAATACAATTAGCTACTTGAATTTAAGAGGAAAAGTCGGTAAAGGGGCAGGATAAGACTACTATTAGTTCGATGTTCATTCTCACAGGTTTAAAACAGGTACATGACTACTCTGCTGAACATACTCCAGGAACCTTCTGGAGGCGGGGGACAGATAATGGTCCTTGCGCCATTGCAGACCAACCTCCCATTCCCAACCCGGTTCCTGGATGGGAATCCAGACCAGACCGTCAAGCATCAGTCCCAGCGTCTGCGGAAGCACGGAGACGCCGAGCCCGGCTTTGATGAAGCCGGCCACAGTAATCAGATCCTCAGCATAATAGGTTGAGGACAGCTCAAAATTAGTATTTTGGAAGAGGGAGGTGATGGTGTGCTTGAGTCCGCAATTCGTCTTCAGTCCTACAAACGGCTCACCCGACAGCTCGAACAGACTCAGCGAGGAACGCGCTGCGAACCGGTGGGAACTGGAGACCACAATATAAATCGGTAATCTGCGAAACACCATCCATTCCTTATTCTCCGCCGTAGTCTCTTTGGATGTAATCAGCATATCTGAGGTCCCGTTATCCAGCGCTTCGTCAATGTCCCCGTGATTCCCCTGATACAGATCGAACCGCACCTTCGGATGGTCTGACTGATAGTCTCTGATGAGCGATGGGATCAGGTCCACCCCAAGAATATTCAGATAAGACAGATGAACGGTTCCGCTCTCCGCATTGGACGACTCCTCAATCTCCCGCACCCCATTCCTGATATTGCGCAGCGCTTCTTCGACCCGTGAACTGAACATAACCCCATAGCGGTTCAACTGGACATTGCGGCCCTTACGCTCAAATAAAGGAACCCCCAGCTCACTTTCCAGTTTGGAAATGGCATGGCTCAGGGCAGGCTGCGTAATTCGCAGCGCTTTGGATGCAGAGGTCATATGTTCAAGCCGGGCTACGGTCAGAAAATACTCCAATTGTGTAAGCTCCATGCAGACAGCCTCCTTATATATTACTATTATTAATGAATTTAATGAAAATAATAAATTAGACGCTCATATTAATCAAGTCTAATATATACATATAGACCTCAGGGCGGCTCGCTTCCAGCCTAACCTGAGGAATCCTTAATGAAAAGAGGCTGTAACGATGGCTATAACTTATGCAAGCCCGCTGACAGAATACGAAGGTAAAAGAATCCTGGTAACAGGCGGGACCAAGGGAATGGGACAGGCAATCGCTGCCCGGTTCACAGCGGCAGGAGCTGAAGTTATGACTACTGCCCGGACACTTCCGAAGGAGGGGCCCGCTTCGGATTTGTTCGTCCAGGCCGATCTGTCCACTCCTGAAGGCGTGGAGCGAGTCATTGCAGCAGTCAAGGCCCGGTTCGGGCGGCTCGACATTCTGGTGAATAACGCTGGCGGCAGCTCAACACCAGCTGGAGGATTTCTCGCAGCATCCGATGAACACTGGATGGATGCGCTGAATCTGAACCTGCTGGCAGCTGTGCGGCTGGACCGGGGACTGATTCCGCTCATGCTGCAGCAGGGCAAGGGAGTCGTCATCCACATCTCTTCCATTCAAAGAGTGCTGCCGCTGATCGAATCGACCATCCCTTATGCAGCCGCCAAAGCGGCGTTAAGCAGTTACAGCAAGAGCTTATCTAAGGAATTCTCTCCGAAGGGCATCCGGGTGAACCGGGTCGCGCCGGGCTTCATTCAAACCGAAGCAACCGGGGACTTCTTGAATAGTATCGCCGAGGTGACTGGCAGTGTGGAAAGTGCGCTGCAATCGGTGATGGACGCGCTGGGCGGCATACCCATCGGACGCCCCGGCTTCCCTGAGGAGGTGGGCGAGCTGGTGGCCTTCCTCGCTTCCGACCGCGCAGCATCCATAACGGGTGCCGAGTACGTGATTGACGGTGGAACCGTACCTACGGTGTAAGGTGAAGCGTAACCCTCGCCGGCAATTGTTGCTTAAGTAATCCTCTCCCTAATAGAACAGTCGGTTCAGCCATTTATTGGCTGTACAGCTGTTCTTTTTGTATTGTTCAGTCTATTATTTTCTTGAAAATGTTGAGTATTATTGGAACTGGAGGAGCGGTAGCGTCCGCCTTTGACTCCGGATTTCAACCGCGCACAGCGGTCTAATAGAAGAAATCTGGAGTCAACAGCGGCCGGAAGTCCAAATGTTCACCGCAGCGACGACCAAGCTTTAAGTTGTAATGTCAGTACTAATAATTCTTTATCTTTTCTTTAGATTTGGTTTAGACTGGATTAAGAATGGCAGGCTATAGTTACAAAGAGCGCGGCTTGCATGACAAGATAGAGGGGGATTCACCATGTATACCATTCTCATAGCCGATGATGAATCGGAGATTGTTGAGCTTCTGCAGCTGTATCTGGAGAAGGAATATAACATATTGACGGCAGAGAACGGAATCGAGGCCTTGAAGCTGATGCAGAATAACAAGATTGATCTGGCGATACTGGATATTATGATGCCGGGGATGGACGGGCTGCAGCTGCTGAAGCGGATTCGGGAGCATGAGCATTTCCCGGTACTGTTCCTGTCCGCCAAGAGCCAGTATCATGACAAAATCCTGGGGCTGGAGCTTGGAGCGGATGAC is a window of Paenibacillus sp. FSL H3-0469 DNA encoding:
- a CDS encoding carbohydrate ABC transporter permease codes for the protein MKASRGEKIAEYIIIVLLSLLCVSVLYPFLYMLAISLNDGADAAKGGVYLWPRSFTLINYEIVLGNETIRHSYLITVGRTVIGTIGGLLVTLLVAFGLSYRGLPLRSTILSYILLTMLFSGGLVPFYIQLNNLGLINTFWVYILPGLFSVWNMFVMLKFIQGIPEALVESAELDGAGPVRILWQIIVPLSKPMLAALGLFTAVGHWNDWFAGAFFVTKQNLIPVQTFLQQLLSAQDLSAVLGSNNNQEALARSSQLQNITLMSIKMSVVMVSALPILCVYPFLQKYFVKGVLLGSVKG
- a CDS encoding sensor histidine kinase — translated: MIKQSIEKAIIRMTRSMNLRGKIVLFYGLIVFLPTVLLAAGAGYLMLQTVRANYILTIREAVRQSAQSIEFRKQSYDLLATRTATDGELISRLTRDYTDITEQLGTVNYVDRSFLFTSKYLPGIENFRIYHTNDTLVQDGGLLWKPEGRMLSGQREQDWYAQRLSSQDNLVWTNAKDDRNKLVVSHKILDSNGEIHGLVYLLLDYKSVFAESFDHPFDGAGEMYIVDGSERIIASSEPSEIATSLSSSSLSEYWGSADGTTRTNNGTVLITQEIKSGWRVGALVHLDRLEEQSRRILYYIAAGIAFFLLLSVFLIMIVLKNIIWRIHKLGNRMADISEGYFEVKVKNRDKDELGELEVLFNSMSGRLGKLVEEHTEALLKEREQSFRALQAQINPHFIYNSLSLIRWRALDLQDELQVRTIDALTTFYRLALGNQVNVTRLRDELEHVKAYIDIQQLRYPGQVSVEWEVDPEILNLYTIKLILQPIVENCYLHGVITAREHAFIQITAERRGDEVRLQVFDNGQGIGQDKLEKIRAGTCSGTRNGFGMNNIRERLALYFGPSGRLEIDSAEDEWTAVTIHIPVCIERPELKRKEG
- a CDS encoding response regulator — its product is MRALIVDDEPMQIQGLLKHIRWEALGYRKPLTAHSGMEALKVLQENKVDVLITDVAMPGMTGIELLARIQADYPQQQSMQAIIISGFDEFEFVQEAIQLGAKAYVLKPVKTEELEQKLEALRAAAEKKKRLEQETALLREKVTESREVLLERFINDLTGGWIHSDELLDSWRRLLDLPAGEWQATLFLFDCDSLHLHHSHDAKEQILLGEGLQNAVKLGLDGFSGAYIGKAGAGETAVLVLEAIPEIRARLEKQLSFIQEVLQEQYGASVTVGVSRVASSWTEIPLLYKEVRHMIADARLAGYGQIVYCDRHLMNEYQDFRLREEYIPEIVRLLELGENSKASAYTSHAFEMMLAGEPISFSYVQAFGMGLLSELARKHKREQDTDTETNILMWQRLIDCTGVEEVRKSVLEYLAHYTRHKQKEQTAQQHHLIQQVRQHLAAHLQENLTVKQLAGLYHLNSSYLSVLFKKETGQTISEYVQETRMNKARELLRDPGIKVYEVAEQVGFQTAAYFTFLFKKTTGTTPQEYRDYHY
- a CDS encoding glycoside hydrolase family 2 TIM barrel-domain containing protein — protein: MLSKISLEGEWKMQLGEGLVLPFTDAIRLPGTTSHARKGQKNNGILAGALTDEYLFEGPVWYSREVVIPEELADKHCCLYLERTRLTTLWVDGDEIGSRDSLNTAHVYELPQLQSGSHTLTIRVDNTGYPTKGGHMTSPDTQTNWNGITGRIELQFYGEARISGIRLESDLPARSVRISATLESMQGVTLAVSASSFNSETTHSAEEQEYVIAPGSFTIDYALGQGALLWSEFAPNLYTVTLVLMGSDGIPVDRQELIFGLKSFRAEGDKFTINGEKTFLRGKHDGLIFPLTGYAPTDVEEWVRILGISKSYGINHYRFHTCCPPEAAFTAADLLGIYMQPELPFWGTITVATDEGHNQAEQDYLISEGYAILREFGNHPSFVMMSLGNELWGSKERIDSFLADYKAFDDRPLYTQGSNNHQWVPEVLEHDDFFSGVRFTRDRLFRGSYAMCDAPLGHVQTSLPGTMKDYDDQIVPPGFGNSEGMSADAGGEILIQYGTEAKAVQSGSESGEWIPQVPVISHEIGQYATFPDFAEIGKYTGPLKAGNFAIFRERLESKGLGHLADAYFRSSGQLAVACYKEELEAAFRSRRLAGFQLLDLQDFSGQGTALVGVLDAFMDSKGLISPEEWRTFCNDAVLLARFPKYNYAAGETFEAHVELSCFRSGMPEAIELHWELAVEGGVRTTGSAGAFIPAGTHHIDICDLAVELPAVDRMSRAELTLRVEGTDIRKSYDLWIYPEQRDNPLEAEGFHVFTELSEQAVSLLEQGGNVLLMPKPQSVQNGIEGYYCTDFWCYPMFRSISESMNRPVPIGTMGLLIDNRHPVLRDFPSEAHSTYPWWTIVQNSKSLIMDEADRSWNPIVQTIDNFERNHKLSFLTECRVGNGNLLLCALDAAKVSGTPEGRQFLTSIAGYMNSADFKPQYQATIEELRALIC
- a CDS encoding LysR family transcriptional regulator — protein: MELTQLEYFLTVARLEHMTSASKALRITQPALSHAISKLESELGVPLFERKGRNVQLNRYGVMFSSRVEEALRNIRNGVREIEESSNAESGTVHLSYLNILGVDLIPSLIRDYQSDHPKVRFDLYQGNHGDIDEALDNGTSDMLITSKETTAENKEWMVFRRLPIYIVVSSSHRFAARSSLSLFELSGEPFVGLKTNCGLKHTITSLFQNTNFELSSTYYAEDLITVAGFIKAGLGVSVLPQTLGLMLDGLVWIPIQEPGWEWEVGLQWRKDHYLSPASRRFLEYVQQSSHVPVLNL
- a CDS encoding SDR family oxidoreductase, which codes for MAITYASPLTEYEGKRILVTGGTKGMGQAIAARFTAAGAEVMTTARTLPKEGPASDLFVQADLSTPEGVERVIAAVKARFGRLDILVNNAGGSSTPAGGFLAASDEHWMDALNLNLLAAVRLDRGLIPLMLQQGKGVVIHISSIQRVLPLIESTIPYAAAKAALSSYSKSLSKEFSPKGIRVNRVAPGFIQTEATGDFLNSIAEVTGSVESALQSVMDALGGIPIGRPGFPEEVGELVAFLASDRAASITGAEYVIDGGTVPTV